The Marispirochaeta aestuarii genome contains the following window.
AGCGGAAAATCCATGAGTGAACGGCTGAGCGCTGAACTTATGGACGCCTATAACAATGCCGGTGTAGCCTTCAAGAAGAAGGAAGACACCCACCGTATGGCCGAGGCCAACAAGGCTTTTTCACACTACCGCTGGTAGTATGGAGTTCAGGGGGGAGATTGCCGTCCCCCCTTGACGTATAAGGTGTCGAGGGTATACTATGGCCCTCGCACCGGAACAATTGTTTCGGTTGTTTGCGAGAGATCGCATTGCGGGTAATGAAGGGCGTTTAATGCTCCGCTGCGTGTACCTGTAATGTACGGCTCTGCGGCCAAACCGGTCGTCTTTTGTTTGGGATGATCAGGTGGTTGGGGTTTGATCTTGGATTCTATGTCTGTATTCGGACATCTCCACGATTTATCCTGTCTTTTGCCCTCCTGACTGTATGCCGGTTTTCCCGCGACCTTGAATATATTTTTATCATGTGCTTATATAATACTTTTAAATTTTTTGCGTCTTTATGAGCGCAAGGAGGAATAGGAATGGCCAAAGCAAAATTTGAGAGGACGAAGCCGCACATTAACGTTGGTACTATTGGCCACGTTGACCACGGCAAGACTACTCTCACTGCAGCTATCACCATGTACAGTGCCACTAAGTTTGGTGGTAAGCTTATGAAGTATGACGAGATCGACAACGCGCCGGAAGAAAAAGCGCGGGGAATCACGATCAATACTCGCCATGTCGAGTATGAAACAACTGCCCGACACTACGCTCATGTAGACTGTCCCGGTCACGCCGACTATATCAAGAACATGATTACCGGTGCTGCACAGATGGACGGTGCTGTTATCGTAGTTGCGGCTACCGACGGTGCGATGTCTCAGACCAAGGAGCACATCCTTCTGGCCCGTCAGGTAGGTGTGCCTTCGCTGATTGTCTTCATCAACAAGTGTGACCAGGTTGACGATCCTGACCTGATCGAGCTGGTTGAGGAGGAGATGAAGGATCTTCTTAACGAGTATGGATTCCCCGGGGACGAGACTCCCATTATCAAGGGATCTGCTTTCGAGGCTATGGAGAATCCTGACGATCCCGAGAAGACCAAGTGTATTGAAGATCTTCTCAATGCCATGGACAACTACTTCCCCGAACCCGAGCGTGCAATCGATGGTACTTTTCTTATGCCCATCGAGGATGTTTTCTCCATCCAGGGGCGTGGTACTGTCGTCACCGGTCGTATCGAGCGCGGTATTGTCAAGGTTTCCGATGAGCTTGAAATTATCGGAATCAAGGATACCAAGAAGACTGTCTGTACCGGTGTTGAGATGTTTAACAAGCTGCTCGACCAGGGGCAGGCCGGTGACAATATCGGTGCGCTTCTTCGCGGTACCGACAAGAAAGAGGTCGAGCGTGGACAGGTTCTCGCAAAGCCCGGTTCGATTACTCCGCACATGAAGTTTAAGGGACAGGTATACGTGCTGAACAAGGAAGAGGGCGGACGCCACTCTCCCTTCTTCTCCGGGTATCGTCCTCAGTTCTACTTCAGAACCACCGACATTACCGGTTCCATCACTCTGCCCGAAGACAAGCAGATGATCATGCCTGGTGACAATACAGAAATCAATGTTGAGCTTATTCACCCCATTGCCATGGAGAAAGGGCTTAAGTTCGCTATTCGTGAAGGCGGCCGGACGGTAGCTTCCGGTCAGGTTACCGATATCATCGAGTAAGATTATTCTGTCGGGTCCCGCCCGCTTTGAGGCGGGGCCTTTTTTTAGGAGGAAGGATGGCGAAGAATAGAATTCGCGTGCGGCTGCGGGGCTTTGATGTGGAGCTTGTTGATCAGAGCGCCAAATCCATCGTGCAGACCGTTGGTAAAGCCGGTGCGAGGGTTGCGGGACCGATTCCGCTGCC
Protein-coding sequences here:
- the tuf gene encoding elongation factor Tu → MAKAKFERTKPHINVGTIGHVDHGKTTLTAAITMYSATKFGGKLMKYDEIDNAPEEKARGITINTRHVEYETTARHYAHVDCPGHADYIKNMITGAAQMDGAVIVVAATDGAMSQTKEHILLARQVGVPSLIVFINKCDQVDDPDLIELVEEEMKDLLNEYGFPGDETPIIKGSAFEAMENPDDPEKTKCIEDLLNAMDNYFPEPERAIDGTFLMPIEDVFSIQGRGTVVTGRIERGIVKVSDELEIIGIKDTKKTVCTGVEMFNKLLDQGQAGDNIGALLRGTDKKEVERGQVLAKPGSITPHMKFKGQVYVLNKEEGGRHSPFFSGYRPQFYFRTTDITGSITLPEDKQMIMPGDNTEINVELIHPIAMEKGLKFAIREGGRTVASGQVTDIIE